A part of Brachybacterium faecium DSM 4810 genomic DNA contains:
- a CDS encoding predicted membrane protein (PFAM: Predicted membrane protein (DUF2306)), producing the protein METIPPVIVVHALAAGYVLLLGPLQILRRRRDLAHRLLGITWVAAMLAVCVSSFWIRPDGFSWLHGLSTWTLVCMVVAIGAIRAGHVALHRGFMIGSYLGTLAAFAFAAFVPTGLIPQLLRSEPLVMTATALGVAGVVLVAHLVAVRAAARRPVPSLRRAGS; encoded by the coding sequence ATGGAGACCATCCCGCCGGTGATCGTCGTGCATGCCCTCGCGGCCGGCTACGTGCTGCTGCTGGGGCCGCTGCAGATCCTGCGCCGCCGCCGGGATCTCGCGCACCGGCTGCTCGGCATCACGTGGGTGGCGGCGATGCTCGCGGTGTGCGTCTCGAGCTTCTGGATCCGGCCCGACGGGTTCTCGTGGCTGCACGGGCTGTCCACCTGGACGCTGGTGTGCATGGTGGTGGCGATCGGTGCGATCCGTGCGGGCCACGTGGCCCTGCACCGCGGATTCATGATCGGCTCCTACCTGGGCACGCTCGCGGCCTTCGCCTTCGCCGCCTTCGTGCCGACGGGGCTGATCCCGCAGCTGCTGCGCAGCGAGCCGCTGGTCATGACGGCCACGGCGCTGGGCGTGGCCGGAGTGGTGCTCGTGGCGCATCTCGTCGCCGTGCGGGCCGCTGCGCGCCGCCCGGTGCCGAGCCTCCGCCGCGCGGGCTCCTGA
- a CDS encoding choline/carnitine/betaine transport (PFAM: BCCT family transporter~TIGRFAM: choline/carnitine/betaine transport) encodes MLTRLHDALRLRTSPVIFFGSAAVIIAFVVGTIAFTDPLNRATTAASDWLLTNLGWFYILGVTVFLAFLLVIAVGRFGRVKLGPDEEPPEHSGGAWFAMLFAAGIGSILMFWGVAEPISHFGDPPRGAELGFEGGTWDAARDAMNFTYYHFTLHTWTIFTLPALCFAYFIHKRNLPPRVSSIFQPILGEGIHGPIGKFIDIVAIIGTIFGIAVSVGLGTLQINGGLNQLFGVPETAGWNLIIIGVVCGLALISVSLGLDKGIKVLSNLNIITAVLLLLFVLVAGGSTLFVLKGTLESFGSYLVNLPELALWNDTMSNSGWQNTWTVFYWAWTITWSPFVGIFIARISRGRTIRQFVSGVLAVPAGFSVIWFGVFGYASFDIELNGDGGLVDRVVGDGDIPGALFAFLDHYPLAFPVSVIAIILVIIFFVTSVDSAALVTDSMANGHEDFNPLGQRIFWGVSIAMVTAALLVFSGEDGLTALQSTIILVGLPFFIMGWFQMYALLRALKEDAGELPQMRTREWAQVLPPEEYERREEDEEFDTDDYVVEPTFTTEVPVMTDPYEEIKEVSEEEAEAGHGTLPSRTGSHRADLPEGGRPQSR; translated from the coding sequence TTGCTGACCAGACTGCACGACGCGCTCCGATTGCGCACCTCACCGGTGATCTTCTTCGGCTCGGCGGCGGTCATCATCGCCTTCGTGGTCGGGACGATCGCCTTCACCGATCCGCTGAACCGGGCCACCACCGCGGCCTCGGACTGGCTGCTGACGAACCTGGGCTGGTTCTACATCCTCGGCGTCACCGTGTTCCTCGCCTTCCTGCTCGTCATCGCGGTGGGCCGGTTCGGGCGCGTGAAGCTGGGCCCGGACGAGGAGCCGCCCGAGCACTCCGGCGGCGCCTGGTTCGCGATGCTGTTCGCGGCCGGTATCGGCTCGATCCTCATGTTCTGGGGCGTCGCCGAGCCGATCAGCCACTTCGGCGACCCGCCGCGCGGGGCCGAGCTCGGCTTCGAGGGCGGCACCTGGGACGCCGCGCGCGACGCCATGAACTTCACCTACTACCACTTCACGCTGCACACCTGGACGATCTTCACGCTCCCGGCCCTGTGCTTCGCGTACTTCATCCACAAGCGCAACCTGCCGCCGCGCGTCAGCTCGATCTTCCAGCCGATCCTCGGCGAGGGGATCCACGGCCCGATCGGCAAGTTCATCGACATCGTCGCGATCATCGGCACCATCTTCGGCATCGCGGTCTCCGTGGGCCTGGGCACGCTGCAGATCAACGGCGGGCTGAACCAGCTGTTCGGGGTGCCGGAGACCGCTGGATGGAATCTCATCATCATCGGCGTGGTGTGCGGGCTCGCCCTGATCTCGGTCTCGCTCGGCCTGGACAAGGGCATCAAGGTGCTCTCCAACCTCAACATCATCACGGCCGTGTTGCTGCTGCTGTTCGTGCTGGTGGCTGGCGGGTCCACGCTGTTCGTGCTCAAGGGGACCCTGGAATCCTTCGGCAGCTACCTGGTGAACCTGCCCGAGCTCGCGCTGTGGAACGACACCATGTCGAACTCCGGCTGGCAGAACACCTGGACCGTCTTCTACTGGGCCTGGACGATCACCTGGTCGCCCTTCGTGGGCATCTTCATCGCCCGCATCTCCCGCGGCCGCACCATCCGCCAGTTCGTCTCCGGCGTGCTCGCGGTGCCCGCGGGCTTCTCGGTGATCTGGTTCGGCGTCTTCGGCTACGCGAGCTTCGACATCGAGCTCAACGGCGACGGCGGCCTGGTGGACCGGGTGGTCGGCGACGGGGACATCCCCGGGGCGCTGTTCGCGTTCCTGGACCACTACCCGCTCGCGTTCCCCGTCTCGGTGATCGCGATCATCCTGGTGATCATCTTCTTCGTCACCTCGGTGGACTCCGCCGCCCTGGTCACGGACTCGATGGCCAACGGCCATGAGGACTTCAACCCGCTGGGTCAGCGCATCTTCTGGGGCGTGTCGATCGCCATGGTCACCGCCGCCCTGCTGGTGTTCTCCGGCGAGGACGGGCTCACCGCCCTGCAGTCCACGATCATCCTGGTGGGCCTGCCGTTCTTCATCATGGGCTGGTTCCAGATGTACGCGCTGCTGCGCGCGCTGAAGGAGGACGCCGGCGAGCTGCCCCAGATGCGCACCCGCGAATGGGCGCAGGTGCTGCCGCCGGAGGAGTACGAGCGCCGCGAGGAGGACGAGGAGTTCGACACCGACGACTACGTCGTCGAGCCGACGTTCACCACCGAGGTGCCCGTGATGACCGATCCCTACGAGGAGATCAAGGAGGTCTCCGAGGAGGAAGCGGAAGCCGGGCACGGGACGCTGCCCTCGCGCACCGGGAGCCACCGGGCGGATCTGCCGGAGGGCGGACGCCCGCAGTCGCGCTGA
- a CDS encoding ATP-dependent helicase HrpB (PFAM: Helicase conserved C-terminal domain; Helicase associated domain (HA2); ATP-dependent helicase C-terminal~TIGRFAM: ATP-dependent helicase HrpB), with amino-acid sequence MPSAPPSPHRFDLAAIGAGLPVGSASGALEAAAATGAMVVTAPPGTGKTTLVPPLVANQAEGLTLVTQPRRVAVRAAARRLAQLDGSELGGPVGYTVRGQRQVGRSTRLEMLTPGVLLRRLLADPELPGVAAVVLDEVHERSLETDLLLGMLAEARQLREDLLVGAMSATLDAAAVAAVLEDAAIVEVPSALHELSVSYAPSPAPRLDARGITREYLDHLARTTARAQRAQDTDALVFVPGAREVDEVVARLQGLVGQEVEVLALHGRLPAAQQDRATGGRRPGEAPRIVVSTALAESSLTVPGVHLVVDAGLSREVRRDRGRDMSGLVTVSASRAAAEQRAGRAARQGPGAAVRVYAEADLAGMPAQAPPQITAADLTDAALWLACWGTPRGEGLPLLTPPPPAEITAAEATLQALGLVDAEGRPTPRGTRVARLPIGVREARALLDGAQRLPGRDAARLAAEVVAAISDDHRPSGADLPRLLQDLRAGRAPGTDRWRRERERLTSLAQQAVASRRPAAASAAPISAPSAAEQAGAVLALARPERIARRTGEGSRSYLLACGTRAALPEGSGLLGTPWLAVWEVQRAQGRAADGTGAVVRAAAPLDEQDALLAGEGLLREERTASLEGSTVRARKRRVLGAIELSSTPVAASAEDAVPAILTRVREKGLDALGMDEAATALRARLALVHRELGAPWPAMDEASLLADLGTWLAPQLSHRTTRLDRIDVLGGLRQLLPWPEAAELDQLVPPRLAVPSGNTARIDYPAPGAEDGRPVVAVKLQELFGLAETPRLVRGRVPVLFHLLSPARRPLAVTDDLRSFWGGPYREVRKEMRGRYPKHPWPEDPWTAQATARTTRRAGR; translated from the coding sequence ATGCCCTCCGCACCGCCCTCGCCGCACCGCTTCGACCTCGCCGCCATCGGGGCGGGGCTGCCCGTCGGCTCCGCCAGTGGCGCGCTCGAGGCCGCCGCGGCCACCGGCGCGATGGTGGTGACCGCCCCGCCCGGCACCGGCAAGACCACGCTCGTGCCGCCGCTGGTGGCGAACCAGGCGGAGGGGCTCACCCTGGTCACCCAGCCGCGCCGGGTCGCCGTGCGGGCCGCCGCCCGCCGCCTCGCCCAGCTCGACGGCAGCGAGCTCGGCGGACCGGTCGGCTACACGGTGCGCGGGCAGCGCCAGGTGGGACGCTCCACCCGCCTGGAGATGCTCACCCCCGGCGTGCTGCTGCGCCGTCTGCTGGCCGATCCAGAGCTGCCCGGCGTCGCGGCGGTGGTGCTCGACGAGGTGCACGAGCGGTCCCTGGAGACGGATCTGCTGCTGGGCATGCTCGCCGAGGCCCGGCAGCTGCGGGAGGACCTCCTGGTCGGGGCGATGTCCGCGACGCTCGACGCCGCCGCGGTCGCCGCGGTGCTGGAGGATGCCGCGATCGTCGAGGTGCCCAGCGCCCTGCACGAGCTGTCCGTCTCCTACGCCCCCTCCCCTGCGCCGCGGCTCGACGCCCGCGGCATCACCCGCGAGTACCTCGACCATCTCGCCCGCACCACCGCCCGAGCCCAGCGCGCCCAGGACACCGATGCGCTGGTGTTCGTGCCGGGTGCCCGGGAGGTCGACGAGGTCGTCGCCCGCCTGCAGGGGCTCGTCGGGCAGGAGGTGGAGGTGCTCGCGCTGCACGGGCGGCTGCCCGCCGCGCAGCAGGACCGCGCCACGGGCGGGCGGCGCCCCGGCGAGGCGCCGCGGATCGTGGTCTCCACCGCCCTCGCGGAGAGCTCCCTCACCGTGCCGGGGGTGCACCTGGTGGTCGATGCAGGCCTGTCCCGCGAGGTGCGCCGGGACCGGGGCCGGGACATGTCGGGGCTGGTGACCGTCAGCGCCTCGCGCGCCGCGGCCGAGCAGCGGGCGGGCCGCGCGGCACGTCAGGGCCCGGGCGCCGCGGTGCGGGTCTACGCCGAGGCGGATCTCGCGGGGATGCCCGCGCAGGCCCCGCCGCAGATCACCGCCGCCGATCTCACCGATGCCGCGCTCTGGCTGGCCTGCTGGGGCACGCCCCGCGGGGAGGGCCTGCCCCTGCTCACCCCGCCCCCTCCCGCCGAGATCACGGCCGCCGAGGCGACGCTGCAGGCGCTGGGCCTGGTCGATGCCGAGGGGCGGCCGACGCCCCGCGGCACCCGGGTGGCGCGCCTGCCGATCGGGGTGCGGGAGGCTCGCGCCCTGCTCGATGGGGCGCAGCGGCTGCCCGGCCGGGACGCCGCCCGCCTGGCCGCAGAGGTCGTCGCCGCGATCTCCGATGATCACCGCCCCTCCGGCGCGGACCTCCCCCGCCTGCTGCAGGACCTGCGTGCCGGGCGCGCCCCGGGCACGGACCGCTGGCGGCGCGAGCGCGAGCGACTGACCTCCCTCGCCCAGCAGGCCGTCGCCTCTCGCCGTCCCGCCGCAGCGAGCGCCGCACCGATCAGCGCGCCCTCCGCGGCGGAGCAGGCCGGCGCCGTGCTCGCCCTCGCCCGCCCCGAACGGATCGCCCGCCGCACCGGCGAGGGCTCCCGCTCCTATCTGCTGGCCTGCGGCACCCGCGCCGCCCTGCCCGAGGGCAGCGGCCTGCTCGGCACACCCTGGCTCGCGGTCTGGGAGGTGCAGCGCGCCCAGGGCCGTGCCGCCGACGGCACCGGCGCCGTGGTGCGGGCCGCGGCGCCGCTCGACGAGCAGGACGCCCTGCTCGCGGGCGAGGGGCTGCTGCGCGAGGAGCGCACCGCCTCCCTCGAGGGCTCGACGGTGCGGGCCCGGAAGCGGCGCGTGCTCGGGGCGATCGAGCTGTCCTCCACCCCGGTGGCGGCGAGCGCGGAGGATGCGGTGCCCGCGATCCTCACCCGGGTGCGGGAGAAGGGCCTGGACGCGCTCGGGATGGATGAGGCGGCCACGGCGCTGCGTGCCCGGCTCGCGCTGGTGCACCGGGAGCTGGGAGCGCCGTGGCCCGCCATGGACGAGGCCTCGCTGCTGGCGGACCTCGGGACCTGGCTGGCCCCGCAGCTCTCCCACCGCACCACCCGCCTGGACCGGATCGACGTGCTGGGCGGGCTGCGGCAGCTGCTGCCGTGGCCGGAGGCGGCGGAGCTGGACCAGCTGGTGCCGCCGCGGCTCGCGGTCCCCTCGGGGAACACCGCCCGGATCGATTACCCCGCCCCGGGGGCGGAGGACGGCCGGCCCGTGGTGGCGGTGAAGCTGCAGGAGCTGTTCGGCCTCGCGGAGACACCGCGCCTGGTGCGCGGCCGGGTCCCGGTGCTGTTCCATCTGCTGTCCCCGGCCCGTCGGCCGCTCGCGGTCACCGACGATCTGCGCTCGTTCTGGGGCGGGCCCTACCGGGAGGTGCGCAAGGAGATGCGCGGCCGGTACCCCAAGCATCCCTGGCCCGAGGATCCGTGGACCGCGCAGGCCACGGCCCGCACCACACGGCGCGCCGGCCGCTGA